One Solanum lycopersicum chromosome 2, SLM_r2.1 genomic region harbors:
- the LOC101260684 gene encoding vacuolar sorting protein 39 isoform X3, translated as MLNTTSTCFPSSCLESSMILLQLARKMPPYKDNIGILVNQNGKLIQEGRICWSEAPAAVIIQKPYAIGLLGRHVEIRSLRVPYPLIQTVVLRNVRHLVQSNNTVIVALDYSVFGFFAVPLGAQIVQLTASGNFEEALALCKLLPPEDSSLRSSKEQSIHMRVNQYVCLWEVEGNTDYSRYAHFLFENGSYEEAMEHFLASQVEITYVLALYPSIIVPKSSCIPEPQKFADVADAPYLSRGSSGLSDDLDSPSSDVFESDEMDIESKKMSHNTLMALIKYLQKKRYSVIEKATTEGTEEVVSDAVGDNFISYGTDRSKKPTKGRIHIPITSIARDMAAILDTALLQALFLTGQSSAATNFLKVLNYCDVKICDAFLQERSQYACQVELYRCNSMHHEALKLLHQLVEESKSEQTPVELLTKFKPDMIIEYLKPLCATDPMLVLEFSLPVLESCPMQTIELFLSGNIPADLVNSYLKQHAPDMQATYLELMLAMNENSISGNLQNEMVQIYLSEVLDFHAEHNSQQKWDEKTCPPPRKKLLSALEGMSGYTPEVLLKRLPPDALYEERAILLGKMNKHELALSIYVHKLHAPELALSYCDRVYDSGLQQHSAKSYGNIYLTLLQIYLNPRKTTKKFEKKITNLVSAQSPRIPKVGLGTTGKVKGGRSKKIAEIGGAEDTRFSLSGTDSGRSDGDTEDAAEEGGSTIMLDQVLDLLSRRWDRIHGAQALKLLPRDTKLQNLLPFLGPLLRKSSEAYRNFSVIKSLRECENLQVKDELYNQRKAVLKITSDSMCSLCNKRIGTSVFAVYPNGKTIVHFVCFRDSQNMKAVGRGSQLRKR; from the exons ATGTTGAACACAACTTCAACCTGTTTTCCATCAAGTTGTCTTGAGTCAAGCATGATTCTTTTGCAGCTAGCCAGAAAAATGCCACCCTACAAG GATAATATTGGTATCTTAGTTAACCAAAACGGGAAGTTGATCCAAGAAGGGAGGATTTGTTGGTCTGAGGCTCCTGCAGCTGTTATTATCCAGAAGCCGTATGCAATAGGTCTTTTGGGGCGACATGTTGAG ATACGTTCTCTTCGTGTACCTTATCCTTTGATTCAAACAGTTGTCCTTCGGAATGTTCGTCATCTTGTTCAAAGCAACAATACTGTGATTGTTGCTCTTGATTATTCTGTTTTTGGATTTTTTGCTGTACCTCTTGGTGCGCAG ATTGTACAACTAACAGCATCTGGAAACTTTGAGGAGGCCTTGGCTTTGTGCAAATTGCTACCACCAGAAGATTCCAGTCTTAGATCTTCAAAGGAGCAGTCAATTCATATGAG GGTCAACCAGTACGTGTGCTTGTGGGAGGTAGAAGGTAACACGGATTATTCGAG ATATGCGCACTTTCTATTTGAAAATGGGAGCTATGAAGAAGCAATGGAACATTTTCTGGCATCTCAAGTTGAAATCACTTATGTGCTCGCCTTATATCCATCCATTATTGTTCCAAAATCATCTTGCATACCTGAACCACAGAAATTTGCAGATGTTGCAGATGCACCATATCTCTCCCGAGGCTCTTCTGGTCTGTCAGATGATCTAGATTCTCCGTCTTCGGATGTATTTGAATCTGATGAAATGGATATAGAGTCCAAGAAAATGAGCCACAACACTTTGATGGCTCTGATTAAGTATTTGCAGAAAAAGAGATACAGTGTCATTGAGAAAGCAACAACTGAGGGAACTGAAGAAGTGGTTTCAGATGCTGTTGGAGATAATTTCATTTCTTATGGAACTGACCGGTCCAAAAAACCAACCAAG GGCAGAATTCATATTCCTATCACTTCCATCGCTAGGGACATGGCTGCAATACTGGACACTGCACTTCTTCAAGCTCTGTTTTTAACTGGACAGTCCTCTGCTGCTACAAATTTTCTGAAAGTCCTCAACTACTGTGATGTGAAAATATGCGATGCGTTCCTGCAAGAGAGAAGCCAGTATGCTTGTCAGGTAGAACTTTATAGATGCAATTCAATGCATCATGAAGCACTGAAACTTCTTCATCAACTGGTAGAAGAGTCCAAGTCAGAGCAAACTCCTGTAGAGCTCTTAACGAAGTTCAAGCCTGATATGATCATTGAATATCTCAAA CCCCTTTGTGCAACTGACCCCATGCTTGTCCTGGAGTTCTCATTGCCTGTTCTTGAAAGCTGTCCGATGCAAACCATTGAGCTATTTTTGTCTGGTAACATTCCAGCAGACTTGGTGAATTCTTACTTAAAGCAGCATGCTCCAGACATGCAGGCAACATATCTAGAACTCATGCTTGCCATGAATGAAAATAGTATCTCAGGGAATCTGCAGAATGAAATG GTGCAAATTTATCTCTCAGAAGTGCTTGATTTTCATGCTGAACATAATTCACAGCAAAAGTGGGATGAGAAAACATGTCCTCCACCAAGGAAAAAGCTACTGTCTGCTTTGGAGGGTATGTCTGGATATACTCCAGAGGTGTTGCTGAAGAGACTTCCACCAGATGCTCTGTATGAAGAACGTGCAATTCTTTTGGGGAAAATGAATAAACATGAACTTGCCCTGTCTATTTATGTGCACAAG CTTCATGCTCCCGAACTTGCACTGTCCTATTGTGACCGGGTGTACGATTCAGGACTTCAACAACATTCAGCAAAATCTTACGGAAACATTTACCTGACTCTACTGCAAATCTATCTAAATCCTAGGaagacaacaaaaaaatttgagaagaaaattACTAATCTGGTATCAGCTCAGAGCCCTAGGATTCCAAAAGTTGGTTTAGGAACTACAGGAAAGGTAAAAGGAGGCCGCTCCAAGAAAATTGCTGAAATTGGGGGCGCTGAGGACACTCGATTCAGTCTAAGCGGCACAGACAGTGGTAGGAGTGATGGAGATACAGAAGATGCTGCCGAGGAAGGTGGTTCTACTATTATGCTAGATCAGGTACTTGATCTTTTGAGCAGAAGGTGGGATCGAATCCATGGTGCCCAAGCGCTGAAACTGCTTCCAAGGGATACTAAGCTACAG AACTTGCTTCCATTTCTTGGACCTCTTCTGAGGAAATCCAGTGAAGCATATCGGAACTTCTCAGTGATAAAAAGCTTGAGAGAGTGTGAAAACCTACAG GTTAAAGATGAACTGTATAACCAAAGAAAAGCAGTTTTGAAGATCACAAGCGATAGCATGTGCTCTCTTTGCAATAAGAGGATTGGCACCAGTGTCTTTGCAGTCTATCCTAATGGTAAGACAATTGTGCACTTTGTCTGCTTTAGAGATTCACAGAATATGAAGGCAGTTGGAAGAGGCTCTCAGTTGAGGAAAAGATGA
- the LOC101260984 gene encoding uncharacterized protein, whose amino-acid sequence MTSPIVEIKGDIDTDDLNPFTMILPQDGHDNDASPQQQKQQLHFLQSINSNVVIRQLPSEGLSFQLWPAATILVTLLDNTRNGESTPFSDLFKRQEKGVSLPLRILELGSGTGVVGIAAAAILGAKVTVTDLPHVLPNIQFNVDANSQVLEQQSGGVDVAALSWGDNQHMEAVGRDYDLILGSDVVYHDHLYDPLINTLRFFLLGGGKKIAFVMAHLRRWKKESAFFKRAKKLFDVQIIHTEPPPDGSRIGVVVYLFTGKR is encoded by the coding sequence ATGACTTCTCCAATTGTCGAAATCAAAGGAGACATTGACACGGACGACCTCAATCCGTTCACTATGATTCTCCCACAAGATGGCCATGACAATGACGCCTCTCCGCAGCAGCAAAAACAGCAACTCCATTTCCTCCAATCCATTAACTCAAACGTAGTCATCAGACAACTTCCATCTGAAGGCCTTTCTTTCCAACTCTGGCCTGCCGCTACTATTCTCGTCACTCTCCTTGATAACACTCGTAACGGCGAATCAACTCCGTTTTCCGATTTGTTCAAACGTCAGGAAAAAGGGGTTTCGCTACCCCTTCGTATTCTCGAACTGGGTTCAGGAACAGGTGTTGTTGGGATAGCTGCTGCTGCTATTCTTGGTGCTAAGGTTACTGTCACTGACCTTCCTCATGTGCTGCCTAATATACAGTTCAATGTTGATGCAAACTCACAAGTTTTGGAACAACAGAGTGGGGGTGTTGATGTTGCGGCGCTTAGCTGGGGGGATAACCAGCATATGGAGGCTGTTGGTAGAGATTATGACCTGATTTTGGGATCTGATGTGGTGTACCATGATCACCTCTATGATCCTCTGATTAACACGTTGAGGTTCTTCCTGTTAGGAGGTGGAAAGAAGATAGCTTTTGTTATGGCTCATTTGAGAAGATGGAAGAAGGAATCTGCTTTCTTCAAGAGAGCCAAGAAGCTTTTTGATGTCCAAATCATACATACCGAGCCTCCGCCCGATGGGTCTAGGATTGGGGTGGTTGTATACCTTTTCACCGGGAAAAGATAG
- the LOC101260684 gene encoding vacuolar sorting protein 39 isoform X2, producing MVHTAYDTFQLLNNSPSKIDAIESYRSNLLIACSDGSLRVYVPESSVSDQSDFHSETLGLHQGPYVLERTLNGFSRRQMLAMEVLVSRELLLSLSESIALHRLPDLETLSVITKAKGANVYSWDDKRGLLCFGRQKRVCIYKHDGGSGFVEVKEFGVPDTVKSMSWCGENICLGIRREYKILNTTNGVLSEVFSSGRIAAPLVVALPPGELLLGKDNIGILVNQNGKLIQEGRICWSEAPAAVIIQKPYAIGLLGRHVEIRSLRVPYPLIQTVVLRNVRHLVQSNNTVIVALDYSVFGFFAVPLGAQIVQLTASGNFEEALALCKLLPPEDSSLRSSKEQSIHMRYAHFLFENGSYEEAMEHFLASQVEITYVLALYPSIIVPKSSCIPEPQKFADVADAPYLSRGSSGLSDDLDSPSSDVFESDEMDIESKKMSHNTLMALIKYLQKKRYSVIEKATTEGTEEVVSDAVGDNFISYGTDRSKKPTKGRIHIPITSIARDMAAILDTALLQALFLTGQSSAATNFLKVLNYCDVKICDAFLQERSQYACQVELYRCNSMHHEALKLLHQLVEESKSEQTPVELLTKFKPDMIIEYLKPLCATDPMLVLEFSLPVLESCPMQTIELFLSGNIPADLVNSYLKQHAPDMQATYLELMLAMNENSISGNLQNEMVQIYLSEVLDFHAEHNSQQKWDEKTCPPPRKKLLSALEGMSGYTPEVLLKRLPPDALYEERAILLGKMNKHELALSIYVHKLHAPELALSYCDRVYDSGLQQHSAKSYGNIYLTLLQIYLNPRKTTKKFEKKITNLVSAQSPRIPKVGLGTTGKVKGGRSKKIAEIGGAEDTRFSLSGTDSGRSDGDTEDAAEEGGSTIMLDQVLDLLSRRWDRIHGAQALKLLPRDTKLQNLLPFLGPLLRKSSEAYRNFSVIKSLRECENLQVKDELYNQRKAVLKITSDSMCSLCNKRIGTSVFAVYPNGKTIVHFVCFRDSQNMKAVGRGSQLRKR from the exons atggtgcACACTGCCTACGATACCTTCCAACTCCTCAATAATTCTCCCTCCAAAATCGATGCCATTGAATCATACCGCTCAAATTTGCTCATCGCATGTTCCGATGGATCGCTCCGTGTTTACGTTCCAGAATCCTCAGTTTCCGATCAATCTGATTTCCATTCCGAAACCTTAGGGCTTCATCAAGGACCATATGTGCTTGAAAGAACTCTGAATGGATTCTCCAGAAGACAAATGCTGGCCATGGAAGTCCTCGTCTCACGAGAACTTCTGCTTTCCCTCTCCGAGTCAATTGCGTTACATCGATTGCCTGATTTGGAGACTTTATCAGTGATTACTAAGGCTAAAGGTGCAAATGTATATTCGTGGGATGATAAACGAGGGTTACTTTGCTTCGGCAGGCAAAAAAGAGTCTGTATTTACAAACACGACG GGGGGAGTGGATTTGTGGAGGTGAAAGAATTTGGAGTACCTGACACAGTTAAGTCGATGTCATGGTGTGGTGAGAATATTTGCTTGGGGATTAGAAGAGAGTACAAGATATTGAATACCACTAATGGTGTATTGTCTGAGGTGTTCTCTTCAGGGAGGATCGCCGCACCTCTTGTGGTGGCTCTTCCACCCGGAGAACTACTTTTGGGCAAG GATAATATTGGTATCTTAGTTAACCAAAACGGGAAGTTGATCCAAGAAGGGAGGATTTGTTGGTCTGAGGCTCCTGCAGCTGTTATTATCCAGAAGCCGTATGCAATAGGTCTTTTGGGGCGACATGTTGAG ATACGTTCTCTTCGTGTACCTTATCCTTTGATTCAAACAGTTGTCCTTCGGAATGTTCGTCATCTTGTTCAAAGCAACAATACTGTGATTGTTGCTCTTGATTATTCTGTTTTTGGATTTTTTGCTGTACCTCTTGGTGCGCAG ATTGTACAACTAACAGCATCTGGAAACTTTGAGGAGGCCTTGGCTTTGTGCAAATTGCTACCACCAGAAGATTCCAGTCTTAGATCTTCAAAGGAGCAGTCAATTCATATGAG ATATGCGCACTTTCTATTTGAAAATGGGAGCTATGAAGAAGCAATGGAACATTTTCTGGCATCTCAAGTTGAAATCACTTATGTGCTCGCCTTATATCCATCCATTATTGTTCCAAAATCATCTTGCATACCTGAACCACAGAAATTTGCAGATGTTGCAGATGCACCATATCTCTCCCGAGGCTCTTCTGGTCTGTCAGATGATCTAGATTCTCCGTCTTCGGATGTATTTGAATCTGATGAAATGGATATAGAGTCCAAGAAAATGAGCCACAACACTTTGATGGCTCTGATTAAGTATTTGCAGAAAAAGAGATACAGTGTCATTGAGAAAGCAACAACTGAGGGAACTGAAGAAGTGGTTTCAGATGCTGTTGGAGATAATTTCATTTCTTATGGAACTGACCGGTCCAAAAAACCAACCAAG GGCAGAATTCATATTCCTATCACTTCCATCGCTAGGGACATGGCTGCAATACTGGACACTGCACTTCTTCAAGCTCTGTTTTTAACTGGACAGTCCTCTGCTGCTACAAATTTTCTGAAAGTCCTCAACTACTGTGATGTGAAAATATGCGATGCGTTCCTGCAAGAGAGAAGCCAGTATGCTTGTCAGGTAGAACTTTATAGATGCAATTCAATGCATCATGAAGCACTGAAACTTCTTCATCAACTGGTAGAAGAGTCCAAGTCAGAGCAAACTCCTGTAGAGCTCTTAACGAAGTTCAAGCCTGATATGATCATTGAATATCTCAAA CCCCTTTGTGCAACTGACCCCATGCTTGTCCTGGAGTTCTCATTGCCTGTTCTTGAAAGCTGTCCGATGCAAACCATTGAGCTATTTTTGTCTGGTAACATTCCAGCAGACTTGGTGAATTCTTACTTAAAGCAGCATGCTCCAGACATGCAGGCAACATATCTAGAACTCATGCTTGCCATGAATGAAAATAGTATCTCAGGGAATCTGCAGAATGAAATG GTGCAAATTTATCTCTCAGAAGTGCTTGATTTTCATGCTGAACATAATTCACAGCAAAAGTGGGATGAGAAAACATGTCCTCCACCAAGGAAAAAGCTACTGTCTGCTTTGGAGGGTATGTCTGGATATACTCCAGAGGTGTTGCTGAAGAGACTTCCACCAGATGCTCTGTATGAAGAACGTGCAATTCTTTTGGGGAAAATGAATAAACATGAACTTGCCCTGTCTATTTATGTGCACAAG CTTCATGCTCCCGAACTTGCACTGTCCTATTGTGACCGGGTGTACGATTCAGGACTTCAACAACATTCAGCAAAATCTTACGGAAACATTTACCTGACTCTACTGCAAATCTATCTAAATCCTAGGaagacaacaaaaaaatttgagaagaaaattACTAATCTGGTATCAGCTCAGAGCCCTAGGATTCCAAAAGTTGGTTTAGGAACTACAGGAAAGGTAAAAGGAGGCCGCTCCAAGAAAATTGCTGAAATTGGGGGCGCTGAGGACACTCGATTCAGTCTAAGCGGCACAGACAGTGGTAGGAGTGATGGAGATACAGAAGATGCTGCCGAGGAAGGTGGTTCTACTATTATGCTAGATCAGGTACTTGATCTTTTGAGCAGAAGGTGGGATCGAATCCATGGTGCCCAAGCGCTGAAACTGCTTCCAAGGGATACTAAGCTACAG AACTTGCTTCCATTTCTTGGACCTCTTCTGAGGAAATCCAGTGAAGCATATCGGAACTTCTCAGTGATAAAAAGCTTGAGAGAGTGTGAAAACCTACAG GTTAAAGATGAACTGTATAACCAAAGAAAAGCAGTTTTGAAGATCACAAGCGATAGCATGTGCTCTCTTTGCAATAAGAGGATTGGCACCAGTGTCTTTGCAGTCTATCCTAATGGTAAGACAATTGTGCACTTTGTCTGCTTTAGAGATTCACAGAATATGAAGGCAGTTGGAAGAGGCTCTCAGTTGAGGAAAAGATGA
- the LOC101260684 gene encoding vacuolar sorting protein 39 isoform X1, which yields MVHTAYDTFQLLNNSPSKIDAIESYRSNLLIACSDGSLRVYVPESSVSDQSDFHSETLGLHQGPYVLERTLNGFSRRQMLAMEVLVSRELLLSLSESIALHRLPDLETLSVITKAKGANVYSWDDKRGLLCFGRQKRVCIYKHDGGSGFVEVKEFGVPDTVKSMSWCGENICLGIRREYKILNTTNGVLSEVFSSGRIAAPLVVALPPGELLLGKDNIGILVNQNGKLIQEGRICWSEAPAAVIIQKPYAIGLLGRHVEIRSLRVPYPLIQTVVLRNVRHLVQSNNTVIVALDYSVFGFFAVPLGAQIVQLTASGNFEEALALCKLLPPEDSSLRSSKEQSIHMRVNQYVCLWEVEGNTDYSRYAHFLFENGSYEEAMEHFLASQVEITYVLALYPSIIVPKSSCIPEPQKFADVADAPYLSRGSSGLSDDLDSPSSDVFESDEMDIESKKMSHNTLMALIKYLQKKRYSVIEKATTEGTEEVVSDAVGDNFISYGTDRSKKPTKGRIHIPITSIARDMAAILDTALLQALFLTGQSSAATNFLKVLNYCDVKICDAFLQERSQYACQVELYRCNSMHHEALKLLHQLVEESKSEQTPVELLTKFKPDMIIEYLKPLCATDPMLVLEFSLPVLESCPMQTIELFLSGNIPADLVNSYLKQHAPDMQATYLELMLAMNENSISGNLQNEMVQIYLSEVLDFHAEHNSQQKWDEKTCPPPRKKLLSALEGMSGYTPEVLLKRLPPDALYEERAILLGKMNKHELALSIYVHKLHAPELALSYCDRVYDSGLQQHSAKSYGNIYLTLLQIYLNPRKTTKKFEKKITNLVSAQSPRIPKVGLGTTGKVKGGRSKKIAEIGGAEDTRFSLSGTDSGRSDGDTEDAAEEGGSTIMLDQVLDLLSRRWDRIHGAQALKLLPRDTKLQNLLPFLGPLLRKSSEAYRNFSVIKSLRECENLQVKDELYNQRKAVLKITSDSMCSLCNKRIGTSVFAVYPNGKTIVHFVCFRDSQNMKAVGRGSQLRKR from the exons atggtgcACACTGCCTACGATACCTTCCAACTCCTCAATAATTCTCCCTCCAAAATCGATGCCATTGAATCATACCGCTCAAATTTGCTCATCGCATGTTCCGATGGATCGCTCCGTGTTTACGTTCCAGAATCCTCAGTTTCCGATCAATCTGATTTCCATTCCGAAACCTTAGGGCTTCATCAAGGACCATATGTGCTTGAAAGAACTCTGAATGGATTCTCCAGAAGACAAATGCTGGCCATGGAAGTCCTCGTCTCACGAGAACTTCTGCTTTCCCTCTCCGAGTCAATTGCGTTACATCGATTGCCTGATTTGGAGACTTTATCAGTGATTACTAAGGCTAAAGGTGCAAATGTATATTCGTGGGATGATAAACGAGGGTTACTTTGCTTCGGCAGGCAAAAAAGAGTCTGTATTTACAAACACGACG GGGGGAGTGGATTTGTGGAGGTGAAAGAATTTGGAGTACCTGACACAGTTAAGTCGATGTCATGGTGTGGTGAGAATATTTGCTTGGGGATTAGAAGAGAGTACAAGATATTGAATACCACTAATGGTGTATTGTCTGAGGTGTTCTCTTCAGGGAGGATCGCCGCACCTCTTGTGGTGGCTCTTCCACCCGGAGAACTACTTTTGGGCAAG GATAATATTGGTATCTTAGTTAACCAAAACGGGAAGTTGATCCAAGAAGGGAGGATTTGTTGGTCTGAGGCTCCTGCAGCTGTTATTATCCAGAAGCCGTATGCAATAGGTCTTTTGGGGCGACATGTTGAG ATACGTTCTCTTCGTGTACCTTATCCTTTGATTCAAACAGTTGTCCTTCGGAATGTTCGTCATCTTGTTCAAAGCAACAATACTGTGATTGTTGCTCTTGATTATTCTGTTTTTGGATTTTTTGCTGTACCTCTTGGTGCGCAG ATTGTACAACTAACAGCATCTGGAAACTTTGAGGAGGCCTTGGCTTTGTGCAAATTGCTACCACCAGAAGATTCCAGTCTTAGATCTTCAAAGGAGCAGTCAATTCATATGAG GGTCAACCAGTACGTGTGCTTGTGGGAGGTAGAAGGTAACACGGATTATTCGAG ATATGCGCACTTTCTATTTGAAAATGGGAGCTATGAAGAAGCAATGGAACATTTTCTGGCATCTCAAGTTGAAATCACTTATGTGCTCGCCTTATATCCATCCATTATTGTTCCAAAATCATCTTGCATACCTGAACCACAGAAATTTGCAGATGTTGCAGATGCACCATATCTCTCCCGAGGCTCTTCTGGTCTGTCAGATGATCTAGATTCTCCGTCTTCGGATGTATTTGAATCTGATGAAATGGATATAGAGTCCAAGAAAATGAGCCACAACACTTTGATGGCTCTGATTAAGTATTTGCAGAAAAAGAGATACAGTGTCATTGAGAAAGCAACAACTGAGGGAACTGAAGAAGTGGTTTCAGATGCTGTTGGAGATAATTTCATTTCTTATGGAACTGACCGGTCCAAAAAACCAACCAAG GGCAGAATTCATATTCCTATCACTTCCATCGCTAGGGACATGGCTGCAATACTGGACACTGCACTTCTTCAAGCTCTGTTTTTAACTGGACAGTCCTCTGCTGCTACAAATTTTCTGAAAGTCCTCAACTACTGTGATGTGAAAATATGCGATGCGTTCCTGCAAGAGAGAAGCCAGTATGCTTGTCAGGTAGAACTTTATAGATGCAATTCAATGCATCATGAAGCACTGAAACTTCTTCATCAACTGGTAGAAGAGTCCAAGTCAGAGCAAACTCCTGTAGAGCTCTTAACGAAGTTCAAGCCTGATATGATCATTGAATATCTCAAA CCCCTTTGTGCAACTGACCCCATGCTTGTCCTGGAGTTCTCATTGCCTGTTCTTGAAAGCTGTCCGATGCAAACCATTGAGCTATTTTTGTCTGGTAACATTCCAGCAGACTTGGTGAATTCTTACTTAAAGCAGCATGCTCCAGACATGCAGGCAACATATCTAGAACTCATGCTTGCCATGAATGAAAATAGTATCTCAGGGAATCTGCAGAATGAAATG GTGCAAATTTATCTCTCAGAAGTGCTTGATTTTCATGCTGAACATAATTCACAGCAAAAGTGGGATGAGAAAACATGTCCTCCACCAAGGAAAAAGCTACTGTCTGCTTTGGAGGGTATGTCTGGATATACTCCAGAGGTGTTGCTGAAGAGACTTCCACCAGATGCTCTGTATGAAGAACGTGCAATTCTTTTGGGGAAAATGAATAAACATGAACTTGCCCTGTCTATTTATGTGCACAAG CTTCATGCTCCCGAACTTGCACTGTCCTATTGTGACCGGGTGTACGATTCAGGACTTCAACAACATTCAGCAAAATCTTACGGAAACATTTACCTGACTCTACTGCAAATCTATCTAAATCCTAGGaagacaacaaaaaaatttgagaagaaaattACTAATCTGGTATCAGCTCAGAGCCCTAGGATTCCAAAAGTTGGTTTAGGAACTACAGGAAAGGTAAAAGGAGGCCGCTCCAAGAAAATTGCTGAAATTGGGGGCGCTGAGGACACTCGATTCAGTCTAAGCGGCACAGACAGTGGTAGGAGTGATGGAGATACAGAAGATGCTGCCGAGGAAGGTGGTTCTACTATTATGCTAGATCAGGTACTTGATCTTTTGAGCAGAAGGTGGGATCGAATCCATGGTGCCCAAGCGCTGAAACTGCTTCCAAGGGATACTAAGCTACAG AACTTGCTTCCATTTCTTGGACCTCTTCTGAGGAAATCCAGTGAAGCATATCGGAACTTCTCAGTGATAAAAAGCTTGAGAGAGTGTGAAAACCTACAG GTTAAAGATGAACTGTATAACCAAAGAAAAGCAGTTTTGAAGATCACAAGCGATAGCATGTGCTCTCTTTGCAATAAGAGGATTGGCACCAGTGTCTTTGCAGTCTATCCTAATGGTAAGACAATTGTGCACTTTGTCTGCTTTAGAGATTCACAGAATATGAAGGCAGTTGGAAGAGGCTCTCAGTTGAGGAAAAGATGA